A region of Deinococcus rubellus DNA encodes the following proteins:
- a CDS encoding carbohydrate ABC transporter permease encodes MKRLSTDRLWAIAVLTPSIILLAIFVYGFIFRTAYTSLTDWGNDPAQAFSLTPIIRFIGLQNYHDLFTSGLNVRFRQDLVSTLFFTIFFIAGCLGLGLAMALLLDRNPKAEGLWRTIFLFPMSLSFIVTGTIWRWMLQPQGGLNQLFHLNPASNGWLTSRDSVWSFDWNKIPLVTAVLVGLILLWTGWQALRNAQRTRMWVALGCAALLLLWAFVIGPNVKLLPAPELHGFNIAFIGIIIAAIWQMSGYTMALYLAGLRGIPEELREASRVDGATEWNTYRHVIFPLLAPITLSAMIILGHISLKIFDLVFAMTGPDNGPTDVPALLMYITSFRQNALAVGAAIGTVLLLLVAIIIIPYLASQFRSQEGHA; translated from the coding sequence TTGAAACGCCTGTCCACTGACCGCCTGTGGGCGATTGCGGTGCTCACGCCGTCGATCATCTTGCTGGCGATCTTCGTTTACGGCTTTATCTTCCGCACGGCCTACACCAGCCTGACTGACTGGGGCAACGATCCGGCCCAGGCGTTCAGCCTCACGCCAATCATCCGCTTTATCGGGCTGCAAAATTACCACGACCTGTTTACCAGCGGCCTCAACGTCCGCTTCCGGCAGGATCTGGTCAGCACCTTATTTTTCACCATCTTTTTTATCGCTGGATGCCTGGGGCTGGGGCTGGCGATGGCACTGCTCCTCGACCGCAACCCCAAGGCCGAGGGGCTGTGGCGCACCATTTTCCTGTTTCCGATGAGCCTGTCGTTTATCGTCACCGGCACCATCTGGCGCTGGATGCTGCAACCCCAGGGTGGCCTCAACCAGCTCTTTCACCTCAATCCGGCCAGCAACGGCTGGCTGACCAGTCGGGATTCGGTGTGGAGCTTCGACTGGAACAAGATCCCGCTGGTGACGGCTGTCCTGGTGGGCCTCATCTTGCTGTGGACCGGCTGGCAGGCGCTGCGAAACGCTCAGCGCACCCGCATGTGGGTGGCCCTGGGCTGCGCGGCGCTGCTGCTACTCTGGGCATTTGTTATCGGGCCGAATGTAAAACTCCTTCCCGCACCCGAGCTGCACGGCTTCAACATCGCCTTTATCGGCATTATCATCGCCGCCATCTGGCAGATGAGCGGCTACACCATGGCGCTGTACCTGGCTGGGCTGCGCGGCATTCCCGAGGAGTTACGCGAGGCCTCACGGGTGGACGGGGCCACCGAGTGGAACACCTACCGCCACGTGATCTTTCCGCTGCTGGCACCGATTACCCTGTCGGCCATGATCATTCTCGGCCACATCAGCCTCAAGATCTTTGATCTGGTGTTCGCCATGACTGGCCCCGACAACGGTCCCACCGACGTTCCAGCCCTGCTAATGTACATCACGTCCTTCCGGCAAAATGCGCTGGCGGTCGGCGCGGCCATCGGCACGGTGCTGCTGCTGCTGGTGGCCATCATCATCATTCCCTACCTCGCCAGCCAGTTCCGCAGCCAGGAGGGCCACGCATGA
- a CDS encoding ABC transporter substrate-binding protein has translation MKKSIKNALVITAALGLTAQALAANKIEIFSWWAGDEGPALAALIKLYEAKYPAVKVDNATVTGGAGTNAKAVLKTRMLGGDPPDSFQAHAGQELTGTWVVANRMEDLSSLYKSEGWNNKFPKAVIDLISYKGGIYSVPVDVHRSNVMWYVPANLKKWGVSAPKTWHDMLTACTTLKAKGVATPLVMGENWTQQMIWESIATAMLGPKGWNDLWSGKLKFTDPKVVSTFSMYGNVLDCANKDASGLSWQQATDRMLAGQAAFNIMGDWAAGYMTTTKKLKPGTDFAWSPSPSTSGTFIMLADSFGLPKGAKDRPEVINWLKLLGSKQGQDTFNPLKGSIAARTDSDLSKYGAYSQSAASDWKKNTIVGSMVHGAAAPESFTSGFGSINDAFVSNHDARAAAQSSQDLADKSRIGM, from the coding sequence ATGAAAAAAAGCATCAAGAACGCCCTCGTGATCACCGCCGCCCTCGGCCTCACCGCCCAGGCCCTCGCCGCCAATAAGATCGAGATCTTCTCGTGGTGGGCCGGTGACGAGGGCCCCGCCCTGGCCGCCCTGATCAAGCTCTACGAGGCCAAGTACCCGGCCGTCAAGGTGGACAACGCCACCGTCACGGGCGGCGCGGGCACCAACGCCAAGGCCGTGCTGAAAACCCGTATGCTCGGCGGCGATCCGCCCGACAGCTTCCAGGCGCACGCCGGACAGGAGCTCACCGGCACCTGGGTGGTCGCCAACCGGATGGAAGACCTGAGCAGTCTCTACAAGTCCGAGGGCTGGAATAACAAATTTCCCAAAGCCGTCATTGACCTGATCTCCTACAAGGGCGGCATCTACAGCGTACCGGTGGACGTTCACCGCTCCAACGTGATGTGGTACGTCCCGGCCAACCTGAAGAAGTGGGGCGTGAGTGCGCCAAAGACCTGGCACGATATGCTCACCGCCTGCACCACCCTGAAGGCCAAGGGCGTGGCCACGCCCCTCGTGATGGGCGAGAACTGGACCCAGCAGATGATCTGGGAGTCTATTGCCACTGCCATGCTGGGACCGAAGGGTTGGAACGACCTGTGGAGCGGCAAACTCAAGTTCACCGATCCCAAAGTCGTGTCTACCTTCTCGATGTACGGCAACGTTCTCGACTGCGCCAACAAGGACGCCAGCGGCCTGAGCTGGCAGCAGGCCACCGACCGCATGCTCGCGGGCCAGGCCGCCTTCAATATCATGGGTGACTGGGCCGCTGGCTATATGACCACCACCAAGAAGCTCAAGCCCGGCACCGATTTTGCCTGGAGCCCCAGCCCCAGCACCAGCGGCACCTTCATCATGCTGGCCGACAGCTTCGGGCTGCCCAAGGGAGCCAAGGACCGCCCCGAGGTCATCAACTGGCTCAAGCTGCTGGGCAGCAAGCAGGGCCAGGACACCTTCAACCCGCTCAAGGGCAGCATCGCCGCCCGCACCGATTCCGACCTGAGCAAGTACGGCGCGTACTCGCAGTCGGCGGCCAGCGACTGGAAGAAGAACACCATCGTCGGCAGCATGGTTCACGGCGCAGCCGCCCCCGAGAGCTTTACCAGCGGCTTTGGCAGCATCAACGACGCCTTTGTCAGCAACCACGACGCCAGGGCCGCCGCCCAGTCGTCACAGGATCTGGCCGACAAGTCGCGCATCGGGATGTAA
- a CDS encoding ROK family transcriptional regulator translates to MTPSTEHVAFDQAAIRSRHLLQLLSRLWTGDLARVDLARELHLSRSAVSSLVSELLEAGLVQESGVRAGQSGSQTGRPQTGRRATLLSLNAQAAFLLAVDLGASHLRVDLLDLRCQPLASRQIPHDVTAGPQATYARIVKLSRAVLRDAGVSQAQVALAGVSVPGPVDLSSGQVMAQHIPGWNGVAVASELGARLGLPTLVENDANLGVLAEHRFGAHQGQPDLLYLKLATGIGAGIICGGQLYRGSCGGAGEIGHIAINEQGPVGRSGGPGSLESYAAAQVLLPLAAERRAAGQITGLPERFTLSDLFASPDDVLVRELWREVGHHLGVAISTALNLFNPGAVVLGGRLTQAGEALLSAVRESAALRTMQINHAHVHIDYSQLGADVGVLGVGAMLLGELLTPRGLLHLGQVSRRNAEQHPASASRAPPDLPIRPPRLTPHFPEAPSASSKGVV, encoded by the coding sequence ATGACGCCGTCCACCGAACACGTCGCCTTCGATCAGGCGGCCATTCGCAGCCGCCACCTGCTGCAACTGCTCTCGCGGTTGTGGACGGGTGATCTGGCACGGGTGGATCTGGCGCGCGAACTGCACCTGTCGCGCAGCGCGGTGTCGTCACTGGTCAGCGAGCTTCTGGAAGCGGGGCTGGTGCAGGAAAGCGGCGTGCGGGCGGGCCAGAGCGGCTCTCAGACTGGACGGCCCCAGACGGGACGGCGGGCCACCCTGCTATCACTCAACGCCCAGGCTGCTTTCCTGCTGGCGGTGGACCTGGGGGCCAGTCACCTGCGGGTGGACCTGCTCGATCTGCGCTGCCAGCCGCTGGCCAGCCGTCAGATTCCGCACGACGTGACCGCCGGGCCGCAGGCCACCTACGCCCGCATCGTCAAACTGAGCCGGGCGGTGCTCAGAGATGCGGGCGTCAGCCAGGCGCAGGTGGCGCTGGCGGGGGTCAGTGTGCCGGGGCCAGTGGACCTCAGCAGCGGGCAGGTCATGGCCCAGCACATTCCCGGCTGGAACGGGGTCGCTGTGGCGAGCGAACTCGGCGCGCGACTGGGGCTGCCCACGCTGGTCGAGAACGATGCCAATCTGGGCGTGCTGGCCGAGCACCGCTTCGGTGCCCACCAAGGTCAGCCGGACCTGCTGTACCTCAAGCTCGCCACCGGCATCGGTGCGGGCATCATCTGCGGCGGGCAACTCTACCGGGGATCGTGCGGCGGCGCGGGCGAGATCGGCCACATCGCCATCAACGAGCAGGGGCCGGTGGGCCGCAGCGGCGGTCCCGGCTCGCTGGAGAGCTACGCGGCGGCACAGGTACTGCTGCCGCTGGCCGCCGAGCGCCGCGCTGCCGGACAGATCACTGGTCTGCCCGAGCGCTTTACCCTGAGTGATCTGTTCGCCTCGCCGGACGACGTGCTGGTCCGGGAGCTGTGGCGCGAGGTCGGCCACCACCTGGGGGTCGCCATCTCCACGGCGCTCAACCTGTTTAACCCCGGCGCGGTGGTACTGGGCGGGCGGCTGACCCAGGCGGGCGAGGCGCTGCTGAGCGCCGTGCGTGAGAGCGCCGCGCTGCGCACCATGCAGATCAACCACGCCCACGTCCATATTGACTACTCGCAGCTCGGAGCCGATGTGGGCGTACTGGGCGTGGGGGCCATGCTGCTGGGCGAACTGCTGACGCCGCGCGGCTTGCTGCACCTGGGCCAGGTGTCGCGCCGCAACGCCGAGCAGCATCCTGCCAGCGCCAGCCGGGCACCGCCTGACCTGCCGATTCGCCCGCCCCGCCTGACCCCGCATTTTCCCGAAGCGCCCAGCGCTTCCTCTAAAGGAGTGGTATGA
- the purU gene encoding formyltetrahydrofolate deformylase, with amino-acid sequence MTLDLDPRHTARLTISCPDRKGIVAAVSQFLHNHGANIIHSDQHSTDPQGGQFFMRMEFHLDGLDLAKEQFERAFGQVVAEPFEMNWRVWYTAQPKRMGIMVSKYDHCFLDLLVRKRRGELDVEIPLVISNHDALRGDAEMFGVPFAQVKVTKETKAEAEQEQIRLFHEAGVDFVVLARYMQILSGELLRGLRVPVINIHHSFLPAFVGANPYRAAFQRGVKLVGATAHYVTEELDAGPIIEQDVARVTHRETPDTLMRLGRDVERQVLARAVKAHVEDRVLVSGNKTVVF; translated from the coding sequence ATGACGCTGGACCTCGACCCCCGCCACACCGCCCGATTGACCATCAGTTGCCCGGACCGTAAGGGCATCGTGGCGGCGGTGTCGCAGTTTCTGCACAACCACGGTGCGAACATCATCCACTCTGACCAGCACTCCACCGATCCCCAGGGCGGGCAGTTCTTTATGCGGATGGAGTTTCACCTTGACGGTCTGGACCTTGCCAAAGAGCAGTTCGAGCGGGCGTTCGGTCAGGTGGTGGCCGAGCCGTTCGAAATGAACTGGCGGGTTTGGTACACCGCCCAGCCCAAGCGCATGGGCATCATGGTCAGCAAGTACGACCACTGTTTTCTGGATTTGCTGGTTCGCAAGCGCCGGGGCGAACTCGATGTGGAGATTCCGCTGGTCATCAGTAACCACGACGCCCTGCGCGGCGACGCGGAGATGTTCGGCGTGCCGTTTGCCCAGGTCAAGGTGACCAAAGAGACCAAGGCCGAGGCCGAGCAGGAGCAGATTCGCCTCTTTCACGAGGCGGGCGTGGACTTCGTGGTGTTGGCGCGCTACATGCAGATTCTGTCGGGCGAGCTGCTGCGCGGGCTGAGGGTGCCGGTCATCAATATCCACCACTCGTTTCTGCCCGCTTTCGTCGGGGCCAATCCTTACCGGGCGGCGTTTCAGCGCGGCGTCAAGCTGGTGGGGGCCACCGCCCACTACGTCACCGAGGAACTCGACGCCGGGCCGATCATCGAGCAGGACGTGGCCCGCGTGACCCACCGCGAGACGCCCGACACCCTGATGCGGCTGGGACGCGATGTGGAGCGCCAGGTGCTGGCCCGCGCCGTCAAGGCCCACGTGGAAGACCGGGTGCTGGTGTCGGGCAACAAGACGGTGGTGTTCTGA
- a CDS encoding DMT family transporter: MIVLAYTGVILTVLIWGGNVVAVKVLLNSFTQAQTIGLRLGVASIVLLGLALWRGGWPRWSFRDWLWVAGAGLLGTTLFQNFSVAGIHRSPAGISGLANAVVPIVVVLLGGLVGQRPSRPQVMGVLISLGGMLWLFGQTLEPGSSLSLTGLGFLGLSALAWALYTLANRPLVARLGLLPFVGFATLIGTLPLIVPVLPTLGQLSAPLWAWGLAALSGLLANVFAYLAWANGAQVLGAARTSIWQNLSPLLGFALAIWLLGERFTSGELGAAALTLLGVLVANWPVRARKAVMETAGQ, from the coding sequence GTGATCGTCCTCGCTTACACCGGGGTCATTCTCACGGTGCTGATCTGGGGCGGCAATGTGGTGGCCGTCAAGGTGCTCCTCAACTCGTTTACTCAGGCCCAGACCATCGGTCTGCGCCTGGGAGTGGCGTCCATTGTCTTGCTGGGGCTGGCGCTGTGGCGGGGCGGCTGGCCGCGCTGGAGTTTCCGGGACTGGCTGTGGGTCGCGGGTGCGGGGCTACTCGGCACGACCCTGTTTCAGAACTTCTCGGTGGCGGGCATCCACCGCTCACCTGCCGGGATTTCCGGGCTGGCCAACGCGGTGGTGCCGATTGTGGTGGTGCTGCTCGGCGGTCTGGTGGGCCAGCGGCCCAGTCGCCCGCAGGTCATGGGCGTGCTGATCTCGCTCGGCGGCATGCTGTGGCTGTTCGGACAGACCCTGGAGCCGGGCAGTTCGCTCAGTCTGACGGGGCTGGGGTTTCTGGGGTTGTCGGCGCTGGCCTGGGCTCTCTATACCCTGGCCAACCGGCCCCTGGTGGCGCGGCTGGGGCTGCTCCCGTTCGTCGGGTTCGCCACCCTGATCGGCACCCTGCCGCTGATCGTCCCGGTGCTGCCCACGTTGGGCCAGCTGTCCGCGCCGCTGTGGGCCTGGGGGCTGGCCGCGCTGTCGGGGCTGCTCGCCAACGTGTTCGCCTACCTGGCTTGGGCCAACGGCGCTCAGGTGCTGGGCGCGGCCCGCACCAGCATCTGGCAGAATCTCTCGCCGCTGCTGGGGTTCGCGCTGGCGATCTGGCTGCTGGGTGAGCGGTTTACCTCCGGCGAGCTGGGCGCGGCGGCGCTGACCTTGCTGGGCGTGCTGGTTGCCAACTGGCCGGTGCGGGCGAGGAAAGCCGTGATGGAGACGGCAGGCCAGTAG
- a CDS encoding TetR/AcrR family transcriptional regulator, which yields MPRIVDHDQRRRELAETVWALIREHGVEGVNLRLITVRSGWSSGAIRHYLPHREAVLTFAAEHMARRIEARFQGISPTDDPLSDFLKLVWEVLPLDDERRAESQVWLAFVGLSVSDPGIADTQGVAYQALNEALRHIFEGFSRLGWLRHQTPETAACEIQALIDGLNLHLLLGQITPGAAWTAVEGRVRQLIGPP from the coding sequence ATGCCCCGCATCGTCGATCACGATCAGCGCCGCCGCGAACTGGCCGAAACCGTCTGGGCACTCATCCGCGAGCACGGCGTAGAGGGCGTCAATCTGCGCCTGATCACGGTGCGGTCCGGCTGGTCGAGCGGGGCGATCCGGCACTACTTGCCGCACCGGGAAGCGGTCCTGACTTTTGCCGCCGAACACATGGCCCGGCGGATCGAAGCCCGGTTCCAGGGCATCTCCCCAACGGACGACCCGCTGAGCGACTTTCTGAAGTTGGTGTGGGAAGTCTTGCCGCTGGACGACGAGCGCCGCGCCGAGTCTCAGGTCTGGCTGGCCTTTGTCGGGCTGAGTGTCAGCGATCCGGGCATCGCCGATACCCAGGGCGTGGCGTATCAGGCGCTGAATGAAGCTCTTCGGCACATTTTTGAAGGGTTCTCGCGGCTGGGCTGGCTGCGTCATCAAACGCCAGAAACCGCTGCCTGCGAGATTCAGGCGTTGATTGACGGCCTGAATCTTCACCTGCTGCTGGGACAGATCACGCCAGGTGCCGCTTGGACAGCCGTCGAGGGCCGCGTTCGCCAGCTCATCGGGCCGCCTTGA
- a CDS encoding DMT family transporter encodes MGWTILLLAGLCEIGFTTCLKLSDGFKKRWPSLLFLVFTVASFGLMSQALKTLPLGTVYAVWTGIGAVGTALIGFLFFREEATPLRLGLLGTVVLAIIGLRVVP; translated from the coding sequence ATGGGATGGACGATATTGCTGCTCGCCGGGTTGTGCGAGATCGGGTTCACGACCTGTCTGAAACTCAGCGACGGATTCAAGAAACGCTGGCCCAGCCTGCTGTTTCTGGTGTTCACCGTCGCCAGCTTTGGGCTGATGAGTCAGGCGCTCAAGACGCTGCCGCTCGGCACGGTCTACGCGGTCTGGACCGGCATCGGCGCGGTGGGCACGGCTTTGATTGGGTTCCTGTTCTTTCGGGAGGAAGCCACGCCGCTGCGGCTGGGGCTGCTGGGCACGGTTGTGCTGGCGATCATCGGGCTGCGGGTTGTGCCGTGA
- a CDS encoding DMT family transporter → MSDPRWTGWHWLALAGLLEIGFATALKLEQTRPQFLYVFLVCAYFSFDFLARALKTIPLGTAYAVWTGIGSVGAVAVGSLLFGEGLSLVRLALLGVLVAALIGLKLSSSGKGAEV, encoded by the coding sequence GTGAGTGACCCGCGCTGGACCGGCTGGCACTGGCTGGCGCTGGCCGGGCTGCTGGAAATCGGCTTCGCCACCGCCCTGAAGCTGGAGCAGACCCGCCCGCAGTTTCTCTATGTGTTTCTGGTGTGCGCCTACTTCAGCTTCGACTTTCTCGCGCGCGCCCTCAAGACCATTCCGCTGGGCACGGCCTACGCCGTCTGGACGGGCATCGGCTCGGTGGGTGCAGTCGCGGTGGGCAGCCTGCTGTTCGGCGAGGGTCTCAGCCTGGTGCGTCTGGCCCTGCTGGGCGTGCTGGTCGCGGCCTTGATCGGCCTGAAGCTGTCGTCCAGCGGCAAAGGCGCTGAGGTCTGA
- a CDS encoding SDR family NAD(P)-dependent oxidoreductase, which produces MTTLILGATGGIGSTLTRLWTQDELWLSGRDGDKLQVLADGRQANILKADVGFESQVSRLFEQLPGTLDTIVYAAGSAHPEALAQAKAENVRQVWNANYFGLLWTLKYGLPKLAAGGRLYVVGAREDLTTARGFSQYAASKAAVARLLSIARLEARGKMLTLVLPPAVDTGLWAQVGKVPKGAVSPDVVAQAIMDDRGGAGQEELRI; this is translated from the coding sequence ATGACCACGCTCATTCTCGGCGCAACCGGCGGTATCGGCTCGACCCTCACGCGGCTCTGGACACAGGACGAGCTGTGGCTCAGCGGGCGCGACGGGGACAAGTTGCAGGTATTGGCTGACGGGCGTCAGGCCAACATTCTGAAGGCCGACGTGGGCTTCGAGAGTCAGGTCAGCCGCCTCTTCGAGCAGCTTCCAGGCACGCTGGACACCATCGTCTACGCGGCGGGGTCGGCTCACCCCGAGGCGCTGGCCCAGGCCAAGGCCGAGAACGTGCGGCAGGTCTGGAACGCCAACTATTTCGGGCTGCTGTGGACGCTCAAGTACGGGCTGCCCAAGTTGGCGGCGGGCGGGCGATTGTACGTCGTCGGGGCGCGCGAGGACCTGACCACCGCACGGGGCTTCTCGCAGTACGCGGCCAGCAAGGCGGCGGTCGCCCGGCTGCTCAGCATTGCCCGGCTGGAAGCGCGCGGCAAAATGCTGACGCTGGTGCTGCCGCCTGCCGTCGACACCGGACTGTGGGCGCAGGTGGGCAAGGTACCGAAAGGGGCCGTGTCGCCAGATGTGGTGGCGCAGGCCATCATGGATGACCGGGGCGGCGCAGGGCAGGAGGAGTTGCGCATCTGA
- a CDS encoding MDR family oxidoreductase, which produces MTNPATLPDTFRAMLLTKDGDAVSANLTDVPSRDLPAGEVTVRVQASDLNYKDGLAILGKLGIRTYPMVPGIDFAGTVLDSSDARYKAGDAVTLTGWGVGERYWGGYAELARAKADWLVKTPGRFSAAEAMAVGTAGLTAMLCVMALEDAGLTPDQGGEVLVTGAAGGVGSVAVSLLSARGYRVTAATGRVASEGDYLRSLGAAELMDRAELSALKKPLEKERWAAAVDVAGGATLTGVLASTCYGGHVAACGLADSAALMTSVLPFILRNVTLHGVDSVQCPAPTRQRAWDRLAAELPDQLLQSGVQTARLEDLPRLAGEILAGQVRGRTVVDLT; this is translated from the coding sequence ATGACCAATCCAGCCACCTTGCCCGATACTTTCCGCGCCATGCTACTGACCAAAGACGGCGACGCCGTGAGTGCAAACCTGACCGACGTACCCAGTCGCGACCTGCCCGCAGGCGAGGTGACCGTGCGGGTGCAGGCGTCCGATCTCAACTACAAAGACGGGCTGGCCATTCTGGGCAAGCTGGGCATCCGCACATATCCGATGGTGCCAGGCATTGATTTCGCCGGAACCGTGCTGGACAGCTCGGATGCCCGCTATAAAGCTGGCGACGCCGTGACTCTGACCGGCTGGGGCGTGGGCGAGCGCTACTGGGGCGGCTACGCCGAACTGGCCCGCGCAAAGGCCGACTGGCTGGTCAAGACACCTGGGCGGTTCAGCGCCGCCGAGGCGATGGCGGTGGGCACGGCAGGCCTCACCGCCATGCTGTGCGTGATGGCGCTGGAAGACGCGGGCCTGACCCCCGACCAGGGCGGCGAGGTGCTGGTCACGGGCGCGGCGGGCGGCGTGGGCAGTGTGGCGGTGAGCCTGCTCTCAGCACGCGGCTACCGCGTCACGGCGGCCACCGGGCGCGTGGCGAGCGAGGGCGACTACCTGCGGAGTCTGGGCGCGGCAGAACTGATGGACCGGGCCGAGCTGAGCGCCCTCAAGAAGCCGCTGGAAAAGGAGCGCTGGGCCGCCGCCGTGGACGTGGCGGGCGGCGCAACGCTGACAGGCGTGCTGGCGAGTACCTGCTACGGCGGCCACGTCGCAGCCTGCGGCCTGGCCGACAGCGCCGCCCTGATGACCTCGGTGCTGCCCTTTATCCTGCGAAACGTCACCCTGCACGGTGTGGACAGTGTGCAGTGCCCGGCCCCCACCCGCCAGCGCGCCTGGGACCGCCTGGCCGCCGAACTGCCGGACCAGCTCCTCCAGAGCGGTGTACAGACGGCCCGGCTGGAAGACCTGCCGCGCCTCGCCGGGGAGATTCTGGCCGGGCAGGTGCGCGGGCGCACGGTGGTCGACCTCACTTAA
- a CDS encoding low temperature requirement protein A produces the protein MSAAHPAAGGPETGQAKADQEAKLPNQEQRATWLELFFDLVFVTALAQLARRFTDDTTLRGFSIFALMFVSVWWAWVGNTLFAGRYGNEGRPYRWGTALQLLSVGGLALGVLGDLKDVGGFFSVLFAVNRFVLVGMYAAQIKDAPSPELARAQFRTFGLSALIWLGSAWLPLGWQQVAWGCAVGVDAVASMVSRRVQAQNLPHPEHLPERVGLLTIISLGAIITEIVGGAGNQKLTLIGQLPAGLSLLITLVLFKLYFDEARDLPVLLAHRDGRVGTLLLWLYTHLPLTLALTALGVGIGHGIANQGPEADQHERVIVALSLTTIFLNLAALRLVTQHALGKLRMDLSIWALLLGGAAMLGLMFVPLGTLPYQAATLAVCGLALLAVWRDPARQFLSRTEEAVAEETHADESAADDGSSGHSSNQGRSAQATTPET, from the coding sequence TTGAGCGCCGCCCACCCGGCAGCCGGAGGGCCGGAGACTGGTCAGGCAAAGGCCGATCAGGAAGCCAAGCTGCCCAACCAGGAGCAGCGGGCCACCTGGCTGGAACTGTTCTTCGATCTGGTGTTCGTCACGGCCCTCGCCCAGCTGGCGCGGCGCTTCACCGATGACACCACGCTGCGGGGCTTCAGCATCTTCGCGCTGATGTTCGTCTCGGTGTGGTGGGCCTGGGTCGGCAACACTCTGTTTGCCGGGCGCTACGGCAACGAGGGGCGGCCCTACCGCTGGGGCACGGCGCTGCAACTGCTCAGCGTGGGTGGCCTGGCGCTGGGCGTGCTGGGCGACCTAAAAGACGTGGGGGGATTTTTCAGCGTGCTGTTTGCGGTCAACCGCTTCGTGCTGGTGGGGATGTACGCCGCGCAGATCAAAGATGCCCCCAGTCCCGAACTGGCCCGCGCCCAGTTTCGTACCTTCGGGCTGAGTGCCCTGATCTGGCTGGGCTCGGCCTGGCTGCCGCTCGGCTGGCAGCAGGTCGCCTGGGGCTGCGCCGTGGGCGTGGACGCGGTGGCCTCGATGGTCTCGCGGCGGGTCCAGGCCCAGAATCTGCCGCACCCCGAGCATCTGCCGGAGCGCGTCGGGCTGCTGACCATCATCTCGCTGGGGGCCATCATCACCGAGATCGTGGGCGGCGCGGGCAACCAGAAACTCACCCTGATCGGGCAGTTGCCCGCCGGGCTCTCACTGCTGATCACCCTGGTGCTCTTCAAGCTGTACTTCGACGAGGCCCGCGACCTGCCAGTGCTGCTGGCCCACCGCGACGGACGGGTGGGCACGCTGCTGCTGTGGCTCTACACCCACCTGCCGCTGACCCTGGCCCTCACTGCCCTGGGGGTCGGCATCGGGCACGGCATCGCGAATCAGGGGCCAGAAGCCGACCAGCACGAGCGGGTCATCGTGGCCCTGTCGCTGACGACCATTTTCCTGAACCTGGCCGCGCTGCGCCTCGTGACTCAGCACGCGCTGGGTAAACTGCGAATGGACCTGAGCATCTGGGCGCTGCTGCTGGGCGGCGCGGCGATGCTGGGGCTGATGTTCGTTCCGCTGGGCACCCTCCCCTACCAGGCAGCGACCCTGGCCGTCTGCGGCCTGGCGCTGCTGGCCGTCTGGCGCGATCCGGCCCGGCAGTTTCTGTCGCGCACCGAGGAGGCCGTGGCCGAGGAAACCCACGCTGACGAAAGTGCCGCTGACGACGGCTCGTCCGGGCATTCATCCAATCAGGGCCGTTCCGCCCAGGCCACGACGCCCGAAACCTGA
- the ruvA gene encoding Holliday junction branch migration protein RuvA, whose product MIAFLSGVVRELREHSAILLTGGVGYEVLCPASTLGKLSVGSPAELHTRLVVREDAWTLFGFHDTDSLKLFELLTSVTGVGPKLGLALLSGMSPPALAQGLLSGDSKLLSSVSGVGKRTAERLVLELQGKVPEHLAAPTAGGARFRVVSTAGQDAVDALLALGFRDAQVRAAVSELLSQDPEQSADQLIRKSLGRLR is encoded by the coding sequence GTGATTGCTTTTCTTTCCGGCGTGGTGCGCGAGCTGCGCGAACACAGCGCCATTCTCCTGACCGGCGGCGTGGGCTACGAGGTGCTGTGCCCGGCCTCGACCCTGGGCAAGCTGAGCGTGGGGTCGCCCGCCGAACTCCACACCCGATTGGTGGTGCGCGAGGACGCCTGGACGCTGTTCGGGTTTCATGACACTGACAGCCTCAAACTCTTCGAGCTGCTGACCAGCGTGACCGGCGTGGGGCCGAAGCTGGGGCTGGCGCTGCTGTCGGGCATGTCGCCCCCGGCGCTGGCCCAGGGCCTGCTCAGCGGCGACAGCAAACTACTCAGCAGCGTGTCGGGGGTGGGCAAGCGCACCGCCGAGCGCCTGGTGCTCGAACTCCAGGGCAAGGTGCCGGAACATCTGGCTGCGCCCACGGCGGGCGGCGCGCGCTTCAGGGTGGTCAGCACGGCGGGGCAGGACGCGGTGGACGCGCTGCTGGCACTCGGCTTCCGCGACGCCCAGGTGCGGGCCGCCGTCTCGGAACTGCTCTCGCAGGACCCCGAACAGAGCGCCGATCAACTGATCCGCAAGAGCCTGGGCCGCCTGCGTTGA